The Pseudomonas baetica genome includes a region encoding these proteins:
- a CDS encoding LysR family transcriptional regulator, which produces MNLSKVDLNLFIVFDAIYTEANLTRAGQIVGITQPAVSNALARLRETFNDPLFVRTAQGMVPTPMAQNIIGPVRNALSLLRVSVQESRIFNPAQAVKTYRISMTDLTEAVILPPLFQRLRRLAPTVIIESFLSKRRETTKELAAGRLDFAVDAPLNTDPQVRHVKLMEDRYVCAMRKGHPMAGKEKLSLDDYLSLTHIHISSRRSGLGYVDLALGKMGIQRKIALRSQHYLMASQVMQQTDMVMTVPERFARRHELHAFNLPVNDVPPVETHLYWHERTDQDPANRWMREQMIELCQQVTAHEKKLDKV; this is translated from the coding sequence ATGAATCTGAGCAAGGTCGACCTCAACCTTTTCATCGTCTTTGACGCGATCTACACCGAAGCCAACCTGACGCGCGCCGGGCAGATTGTCGGTATCACTCAGCCGGCGGTGTCCAACGCATTGGCGCGGTTGCGCGAAACCTTCAACGACCCGCTCTTCGTGCGCACAGCCCAAGGCATGGTGCCAACCCCGATGGCTCAGAACATCATTGGCCCAGTGCGCAACGCGCTGTCGCTGCTGCGGGTGTCGGTTCAGGAAAGCCGTATTTTCAACCCGGCACAGGCAGTGAAGACCTACCGCATCAGCATGACCGACCTCACCGAGGCGGTGATTTTGCCGCCGCTGTTCCAACGCCTGCGCCGCCTGGCACCGACGGTGATCATCGAAAGTTTCCTGTCGAAACGTCGCGAGACCACCAAGGAACTGGCGGCCGGGCGTCTGGATTTTGCTGTGGACGCGCCACTCAACACCGACCCACAGGTGCGCCACGTCAAGCTGATGGAAGATCGCTACGTCTGCGCGATGCGCAAGGGCCATCCGATGGCGGGCAAGGAAAAACTGTCGCTGGATGATTATCTGTCGCTGACCCATATCCATATTTCCAGCCGTCGCAGTGGCCTGGGTTATGTCGACCTGGCACTGGGCAAAATGGGCATTCAGCGCAAGATCGCCCTGCGCTCGCAGCATTACCTGATGGCGTCCCAGGTGATGCAGCAGACCGACATGGTCATGACCGTCCCGGAGCGTTTTGCCCGGCGGCATGAACTGCACGCGTTCAATCTGCCGGTCAATGATGTGCCGCCGGTGGAGACGCACTTGTACTGGCATGAAAGAACCGATCAAGACCCGGCGAACCGCTGGATGCGCGAGCAGATGATTGAGTTGTGCCAGCAGGTGACGGCGCATGAGAAGAAGCTGGATAAGGTGTAA
- a CDS encoding MerR family transcriptional regulator — MSSQTYSISDLARELDITTRAIRFYEEQGLLSPERRGQERIYSPRDKVSLKLILRGKRIGFSLAECRELIELYDPSSGNTKQLNSMLAKIGERREQLEQQLLDIEQMKLELDTAEERCVQALEQTLKSQQIAQ, encoded by the coding sequence ATGAGCAGCCAGACTTACAGCATTTCCGACCTCGCCCGCGAGCTGGACATCACCACCCGGGCGATCCGCTTTTATGAAGAGCAAGGCCTGCTCAGCCCCGAGCGACGTGGCCAGGAACGCATCTATTCGCCCCGCGACAAGGTCAGCCTGAAGCTGATCCTGCGCGGCAAGCGCATCGGCTTTTCGCTGGCCGAATGTCGCGAGCTGATCGAACTCTACGACCCGTCCAGCGGTAACACCAAACAGCTCAACAGCATGCTGGCGAAAATCGGCGAGCGCCGCGAACAGCTGGAGCAACAGTTGCTCGACATCGAACAAATGAAGCTGGAACTCGATACCGCCGAAGAGCGCTGTGTGCAGGCGTTGGAGCAGACGCTCAAGAGCCAGCAAATAGCGCAGTAA
- a CDS encoding acyl-CoA dehydrogenase produces the protein MDFAYSPKVQELRERVTAFMDTYVYPAEAVFERQVAEGDRWQPTAIMEELKAKARAEGLWNLFLPESELGAGLTNLEYAPLAEIMGRSLLGPEPFNCSAPDTGNMEVLVRYANEEQKQRWLEPLLRGEIRSAFAMTEPDVASSDATNMAARAVRDGDEWVINGKKWWTSGACDPRCKILIFMGLSNPDAPRHAQHSMILVPVDTPGVKIVRPLPVFGYDDAPHGHAEVLFDNVRVPYENVLLGEGRGFEIAQGRLGPGRIHHCMRSVGMAERALELMCKRSVNRTAFGKPLARLGGNVDKIADSRMEIDMARLLTLKAAYMMDTVGNKVAKSEIAQIKVVAPNVALRVIDRAIQMHGGAGVSNDFPLAYMYAMQRTLRLADGPDEVHRAAIGKFEIGKYVPKEMLRSGH, from the coding sequence ATGGATTTCGCTTATTCGCCCAAGGTGCAAGAACTGCGTGAGCGCGTAACCGCGTTCATGGACACTTACGTTTACCCGGCCGAAGCCGTGTTCGAACGCCAGGTTGCCGAAGGCGACCGCTGGCAGCCGACAGCGATCATGGAAGAGCTCAAAGCCAAGGCCAGGGCTGAAGGTCTGTGGAACCTGTTTCTGCCAGAGTCGGAACTCGGCGCCGGCCTGACCAACCTCGAATACGCGCCATTGGCAGAAATCATGGGCCGCTCGCTGTTAGGCCCGGAGCCGTTCAACTGCTCGGCGCCGGACACCGGCAACATGGAAGTGCTGGTGCGTTATGCCAACGAAGAACAGAAACAGCGCTGGCTCGAACCGCTGCTGCGCGGCGAGATCCGCTCGGCATTCGCCATGACCGAACCGGATGTCGCTTCTTCCGACGCCACCAACATGGCCGCCCGCGCCGTGCGCGATGGCGACGAGTGGGTGATCAACGGCAAGAAATGGTGGACCTCCGGCGCCTGCGATCCGCGCTGCAAGATCCTGATCTTCATGGGCCTGAGCAACCCCGATGCGCCGCGCCACGCCCAGCACTCGATGATCCTCGTGCCGGTCGATACCCCCGGCGTCAAAATCGTCCGGCCGCTGCCCGTGTTCGGGTACGACGATGCGCCGCACGGTCACGCCGAAGTGCTGTTCGACAACGTGCGGGTGCCGTACGAAAACGTCCTGCTGGGTGAAGGACGCGGTTTCGAAATTGCTCAGGGCCGGCTTGGCCCGGGCCGTATTCACCACTGCATGCGTTCGGTCGGCATGGCCGAGCGTGCGCTGGAATTGATGTGCAAACGTTCAGTGAACCGCACCGCGTTCGGCAAACCGCTGGCACGACTGGGCGGTAACGTCGACAAGATCGCCGACTCGCGGATGGAAATCGATATGGCGCGTCTGCTGACGCTGAAAGCCGCCTACATGATGGACACTGTCGGCAACAAAGTGGCGAAAAGCGAGATCGCACAGATCAAGGTGGTCGCACCCAACGTGGCGCTGCGGGTGATTGACCGGGCGATCCAGATGCATGGCGGGGCAGGTGTGTCGAACGATTTCCCGCTGGCTTATATGTATGCGATGCAACGTACTTTGCGTTTGGCTGATGGCCCGGACGAAGTACACCGTGCGGCGATTGGCAAGTTTGAGATCGGCAAGTATGTGCCGAAGGAAATGCTGCGTAGCGGTCACTAA
- a CDS encoding substrate-binding domain-containing protein: protein MTLRVLCVFLLSGWLTVSAAALPIPENGPALRIQGSNTIGAELGPALVEGLLREQGLQKIHRETPDTANELRIAGQTSEGQRVVVEVAAHGSSTGFTALKNASADLAASSREIKDSELQTLQLLGDLKSPAAEQVIAIDGLAIILHPDNPLQQLDTEQLARIFSGEVKTWEDLGGRGGAIHLYARDDQSGTYDTFKELVLSRRGKNLSSAAKRFESSEQLSDAVSADPQGIGFIGLPYVRQAKALAIADGASQSMLPLNSLIATEDYPLSRRLFFYLPPDSKNQWAQALVVFAQSRQGQTIVAANGFISQTVQAMTVAPNALMPEGYQSLSRHAQRLTVNFRFEEGSASLDNKARQDLARVLDYIKRHDKTERAVTLVGFGDAKDDPARADLLSKLRAMAVRRELVKHGVVLREVRGFGAQMPVATNSADEGRIKNRRVEVWIY from the coding sequence ATGACCCTGCGTGTTTTGTGCGTTTTTCTCTTGAGTGGATGGCTGACGGTCTCTGCCGCTGCCCTACCCATCCCTGAAAACGGCCCGGCACTGCGCATTCAGGGGTCGAACACCATCGGTGCCGAACTGGGTCCGGCGCTGGTTGAGGGTTTGCTACGCGAGCAAGGCCTGCAAAAAATCCACCGCGAAACCCCGGACACCGCCAACGAACTGCGCATCGCCGGCCAGACCAGCGAAGGTCAACGCGTGGTCGTTGAAGTCGCCGCCCACGGTTCCAGCACCGGTTTCACCGCGTTGAAAAATGCCAGCGCCGACCTGGCCGCGTCCTCCCGCGAGATCAAGGACAGTGAGCTACAGACCCTGCAATTACTGGGTGATCTGAAAAGCCCCGCCGCCGAGCAAGTCATCGCCATCGATGGCCTGGCAATCATCCTTCACCCCGACAATCCGCTGCAGCAACTGGACACCGAACAACTGGCGCGGATATTCAGTGGCGAGGTAAAAACCTGGGAAGACCTTGGCGGTCGTGGCGGCGCGATTCATTTATACGCACGCGATGATCAGTCCGGCACCTACGATACGTTTAAGGAGTTGGTCCTCAGTCGTCGTGGGAAAAATCTGAGTAGCGCTGCGAAAAGGTTTGAATCCAGCGAGCAATTGTCCGACGCTGTCAGCGCCGATCCCCAAGGCATTGGTTTTATCGGTTTGCCTTACGTGCGCCAGGCCAAAGCGCTGGCGATTGCCGATGGTGCGTCGCAGTCGATGCTGCCGCTCAACAGTCTGATCGCCACCGAAGACTATCCGCTGTCGCGCCGTTTGTTCTTCTATCTGCCGCCGGACAGCAAAAATCAGTGGGCGCAGGCGTTGGTGGTGTTCGCACAAAGTCGTCAGGGCCAGACGATTGTCGCGGCCAACGGTTTTATCAGTCAGACCGTGCAGGCAATGACCGTCGCACCGAATGCGCTGATGCCCGAGGGTTATCAATCCCTCAGCCGTCACGCCCAGCGTCTTACCGTGAACTTCCGCTTCGAGGAAGGTAGCGCCAGCCTGGACAACAAGGCGCGCCAGGATCTGGCGCGGGTGCTCGACTATATAAAGCGTCATGACAAAACCGAGCGAGCGGTGACGCTGGTGGGGTTTGGCGATGCCAAGGACGATCCGGCGCGGGCAGATTTGTTGTCGAAGTTGCGGGCGATGGCGGTGCGGCGCGAGTTGGTCAAGCACGGTGTGGTGCTGCGCGAGGTGCGCGGTTTTGGCGCGCAGATGCCGGTGGCGACCAACAGTGCCGATGAGGGGCGGATCAAGAATCGGCGGGTGGAGGTATGGATTTATTGA
- a CDS encoding hydroxymethylglutaryl-CoA lyase — protein sequence MSLPSQVRLIEVGPRDGLQNEAQPISVADKVQLVDALSAAGLGYIEVGSFVSPKWVPQMAGSAEVFAQIQRKPGVTYGALAPNLRGFEDAVAAGVKEVAVFAAASEAFSQRNINCSINESLARFAPIMEAAQQHGVTVRGYVSCVLGCPYEGTVAPEQVAMVARELYAMGCYEVSLGDTIGTGTAGATRRLFEVVSAQVPRDKLAGHFHDTYGQAMANIYASLLEGISVFDSSIAGLGGCPYAKGASGNVATEDVVYLLNGLGIETGIDLDALIAAGQQISAVLGRPSGSRVAKARRAQ from the coding sequence ATGTCCCTCCCCTCCCAAGTACGCCTGATCGAAGTCGGCCCGCGCGATGGCCTGCAGAACGAAGCGCAACCCATCAGCGTCGCCGACAAGGTGCAACTGGTCGATGCGCTGAGCGCCGCCGGTCTTGGCTATATAGAAGTCGGCAGTTTCGTTTCACCGAAGTGGGTACCGCAGATGGCCGGTTCCGCCGAGGTGTTCGCGCAAATCCAGCGTAAACCCGGCGTCACCTATGGCGCGCTGGCACCGAACCTGCGCGGGTTCGAAGATGCGGTCGCGGCCGGGGTCAAGGAGGTTGCGGTATTCGCCGCCGCGTCCGAAGCCTTCTCGCAGCGCAATATCAACTGCTCGATCAACGAAAGCCTGGCGCGGTTTGCGCCGATCATGGAAGCGGCGCAACAGCACGGCGTTACCGTGCGCGGTTACGTTTCCTGCGTGCTCGGCTGCCCATACGAAGGCACAGTCGCGCCGGAACAAGTGGCGATGGTTGCACGCGAGCTGTACGCGATGGGCTGCTATGAAGTGTCCCTGGGCGACACCATCGGCACCGGCACTGCGGGCGCGACTCGTCGTCTGTTCGAAGTGGTGTCGGCCCAAGTGCCACGGGACAAACTCGCCGGGCATTTCCACGACACCTACGGCCAGGCCATGGCCAACATCTACGCCAGCCTGCTCGAAGGCATCAGTGTGTTCGACAGCTCTATTGCCGGCCTCGGCGGCTGCCCGTATGCCAAAGGTGCGAGCGGTAACGTTGCTACTGAGGACGTGGTGTACCTGCTCAATGGCTTGGGCATCGAGACCGGTATCGATCTGGACGCCTTGATTGCTGCGGGTCAGCAAATCAGCGCCGTGCTCGGTCGACCGAGCGGTTCGCGCGTGGCCAAGGCTCGCCGCGCACAGTGA